One Astyanax mexicanus isolate ESR-SI-001 chromosome 3, AstMex3_surface, whole genome shotgun sequence genomic region harbors:
- the nkiras1 gene encoding NF-kappa-B inhibitor-interacting Ras-like protein 1: MGKGCKVVVCGFASVGKTAILEQLLYGNHSVGAELNETQEDIYVASVETDRGVREQLRLYDTRGLRDGQDLPKHYFSVADGFVLVYSVDSLESFKKVDLLKKEIDKSRDKKEVMVIVLGNKADLRERRQVEQEVAQQWARGEKVKLWEVSVTERSSLIEPFTTLTSRLTQPQSKSAFPLPGRKSKGTPANDI, encoded by the exons ATGGGAAAAGGCTGTAAGGTTGTGGTTTGTGGTTTTGCCTCTGTTGGTAAAACAGCGATTCTTGAACAGTTACTGTACGGAAACCACAGTGTGG GAGCAGAACTGAATGAAACTCAGGAGGATATTTATGTTGCGTCTGTGGAGACGGATCGTGGAGTGAGAGAGCAGTTACGGTTATATGACACCAGAGGGCTTAGAGACGGACAAGATCTTCCTAAACACTATTTCTCTGTGGCGGATGGATTTGTGCTGGTCTACAGCGTCGACAGCCTGGAGTCCTTCAAGAAAGTCGACCTGCTGAAGAAAGAAATCGACAAATCCAGAGACAAGAAAGAG GTGATGGTGATCGTTCTGGGTAATAAGGCTGATCTGCGGGAGCGTCGGCAGGTGGAGCAGGAGGTGGCTCAGCAGTGGGCTCGTGGGGAGAAGGTGAAGCTGTGGGAGGTGAGCGTTACGGAGCGCAGCTCCCTCATCGAGCCGTTCACCACGCTCACCAGCCGCCTCACCCAGCCCCAGAGCAAATCCGCCTTCCCCCTGCCCGGCCGCAAGAGCAAGGGAACCCCCGCCAACGACATTTAA
- the rpl15 gene encoding 60S ribosomal protein L15 — protein MGAYKYMQELWRKKQSDVMRFLLRVRCWQYRQLSSLHRAPRPTRADKARRLGYKAKQGYVIYRVRVRRGGRKRPVPKGATYGKPVHHGVNQIKFARSLQSIAEERAGRHCGGLRVLSSYWVGEDSTYKFFEVILIDTFHKAIRRNPDTQWITKAVHKHREMRGLTSAGKKSRGLGKGHKFHLTIGGSRRAAWRRRNTLQLHRYR, from the exons ATGGGCGCGTACAAGTATATGCAGGAGCTGTGGAGGAAGAAGCAGTCGGACGTGATGCGTTTTTTGCTCCGCGTTCGCTGCTGGCAGTACCGCCAGCTCTCCTCCCTCCACCGCGCTCCCCGACCCACCAGAGCCGACAAAGCCCGCAGACTGGGGTACAAGGCCAAGCAGG GTTACGTTATCTACCGTGTGCGCGTGCGCCGTGGTGGCCGTAAGCGCCCCGTGCCCAAAGGTGCCACCTACGGAAAGCCCGTACACCACGGAGTCAACCAGATCAAATTCGCTCGCAGCCTCCAGTCCATTGCTGAG GAGCGTGCCGGCCGTCACTGCGGGGGTCTCCGTGTGCTGAGCTCTTACTGGGTGGGAGAAGACTCCACGTACAAGTTCTTCGAGGTGATCCTTATCGACACTTTCCACAAGGCCATCAGACGCAACCCCGACACCCAGTGGATCACGAAGGCCGTGCACAAGCACAGGGAAATGCGCGGCCTCACGTCCGCCGGCAAGAAGAGCCGCGGCCTGGGCAAGGGCCACAAGTTCCACCTTACCATCGGCGGCTCTCGCCGCGCCGCCTGGAGGAGACGCAACACCCTGCAGCTGCACCGCTACCGCTAA